taattaactgtcactttcaaagttcattgcaacattaaatgatgttttaccaatattacccttatatatttattgcagaaagagaaacatatgaattaaaatattaaattaacaagatcattatagtaaaagtaaaaacaattgtatcaaaagtagtaacatttattaattgtcttggtttgtgtaaaatatcaaaaagtgacaattaaaaaggatcGGACGTAGTAGTATAAGTGTTGGAGAAGTGTTGGTTTGACTTTTCGCAAGACCCATTTAATTTTTACTTCTAAACAATTGacttttaaataaacaattatttagTGCCAAACCAACACTTCTAAACACTTTCCCATTTAATTTTTACTTCTAAACAATTGacttttaaataaacaattatttagTGCCAAACCAACACTTTCTAATCAacgctctcaaaaaaaaaaaaaacactttctaatCGATTGAAATTTAAATGGGTCTATGTTTATGCCGGGCTTATATTATTCAGTGagatacatttaattttattcgaTTAAAGTGTGTTGAAGCGAGTGTTTGAAAGTGagttgataaaaaatttaaaatctaatACTCCGGTTTTAAATTTAAGCAAAAATTCTCTTatcaaaattcatattaattgaataactaattagattttttttataaggccaTGAGAAAGGTCGGGCATCCGGGAGAATCTGcagcatcccaactaggttggcatccCACAGAAACCCCCATCCTCTACCACCATTCCAATacgtaatattattaaaaaaagggaaaaatatttacaaaagaggggggactaggccaaaaccctcaaaatgaagaaaaaagacaGAAATAAAAAGGAACAGAAAAAGCTAAGGAAATCTATAGTTTGGTAGCCCATTCCTGTCATGTGCAAAGTCCGCCAACAACGTAGAAGGAAACATGATGAAGCAAGTAGCATCAGCTATGACATGTCCTAGGGTTGCTAGGCCAGCCGTACAACCATTTCCATCCCGAAAAATATGAGAACTAATAATCATCCAGAAATACCtgcaatatataattttgttccTCTGCATACTGAGAAGAGACAAAAATTACCGTATATATAGAGCACATACATTCCTCCAAAACATGATATTCATTTAAACGGTGGAAGAGGACCATGAGAGCGGGTTTTATATGAAACTTTTTgcatattcttttttttctgaGACTTGGAAACAACCTGTGTAAATGGTACCTCGGTAGCTGCTGCCTTTGATAGCCAAGTGTGCATAAAATCCAAGTCTTTTTGTAGCACCGGATCTATCTTAGAACCCTCGGGAGCCACAATACTACTGATATcaagagttttattttttacgggagatAAAACAGATATAGTATTTCCCTCAAGATTATTAGCAACTATATCATCGGAAACATTCTCAAGCTGcatactaaaattattattttaaataacatgACTAGAAGTATGAGTTACCACAGGTGACGAAATTCCTCCCAGAGTGTCTGTGCAGTCTGCCCCTTGGTTTGCTACCAGGGTTGCATCTATATGGTCAGGTATTTCTTCCCCATGATTTTGGTCATCAAACATAGGAGTCGGTACAGCAGCAGGCACAACCTCTGATCTGACAGGAACAATATCCTCCTCTTGCACCTCATGTAAATTAATCTGGGCCGGAATTTCATCCTCTTGGTCCGTTTGTGATTCAATTGCAGAGGAATTGTTGTTACTTCTGTTTGCTGCTCAGTAACACGAATATCTTGCTGAATATCATCATTTACTTCCCTTTCCTTTTCTATAAAAATCGGTGTTGAATTAGTGCCATGTGTTGCGCCAAATGCTCTTGAAGAACCGATCCCTGAAGGGTTGTCAGTCCTTGGAATCCAAGTATCTTTCGTTGCCTGAACTTGCTTTTTCCCATGCgttattttttctttggcaACTGTTATGTCCTTTGTGATTTCCTTTCTAGGATACAGTCTTCTGCAGACAGTGACGTCATGGCCGATATTCTGACAGTGAGAACAGAAGTCGAGCATCCATTCATAGGCCACGGCAACCAGGAAAACATATCCTTCCCtctcaacaacaatttcatgAAAAATCTTACGGGAGAAATCCATATCAACTAGAATTCTCGCGTAGTGTCCAAACAATCTCTTTGTTGTCGCATTGTCTATCACAAGAGGGGTTCCCACCGCACTTGCAATCTCCCGGAGAGTTTGTTCCATCCAGTACTCCTGCGGAAGTTCTAACAGGCGAATCCAAACATGAGCGTGAGTGTTTCGCTGCGTATGCATATTGAAATCCTTGGACCATTCAAAAAGTCAAAGGACACCCGGTTTTAGCGTAACTGTGCCTGCTGCCCAGACATTACATTTATCCATCTCTGAAGCAAAGAAGAATTCATAATAACCTCTTCCAAGAGACATCATGCGCCATGAACCTGCAGTCTTCCAGTGCTTTTGTAATTTCGATTCAATCTCCTTTGTAGAATAGGCTTTCTCTCCTTTGTTTAAAACCAGACGTCCCCGTAGGTTGGTCTTACAGAAATTCATTCCACGTTCATATAGGATCTGTGTGATTTTGATACTTAGTGTTTCTCCCATAATTGTTGGTGTTGGCATGACATTGGGGGCAGTCTGATGGGAGGTTGTAAGAGCATGTGCAAACGAAACCTTCGGCGAGACCGATGGGGCAGGCGGTGAAAGGGCTGTGGCAACTTTTGGAGCGATTGAGATAGCAGACATCTCAGCCTGCCAATCAAACATGGCGGCTGAGATCAGAGAAGGAAAAAGGGGAAGCAAACACGTAAAATGGTCTTGGATTAGAATGTTGTTTTGCTAACTTCCAATTCTCCAATGAATTTTCCAATTACGTAAACTAATGGAACAAACGTGATCCAATTGAATTGGTGTTCAAATGCAACTAAGCCACCACTTCAATAGCAAACACAATCAGTGCAGTTCACACTAACAAGAAGCAACAAATTTATCCAAGAATAATATACCTGAATTGAAGAACGACGGATTGGAAATTGTATGAAAAACTATCCACCACTTCAATAGataagttattcaatgaatgtgaaaaaaaaaatcttttttttttgtctaatacCCCAGTGGCTAGAGCttacacaattaaatgtggagaagtgaggtatacggggtttgaacctcagcccctgcataaattatgcaatgtccctgcgtgaaaaaaaaaatcctttaataaataaataaataacataaatgcaCCATTTAGCAAGCTAGAGCCTAGAGGGTTGGTATTCTTTTTTATCATCTACGGACCCCGGAAAAGATGTCTTGTTTCTCTATTTCATATGTTAAACTTCATAATAGATACCAATAACTTCACATTGGATTCGAATCAACTTGAGTTGGTTTGAGACATTGTAGTGTGATGATTCTCTTAAAGATTTTAGATTTAATTCACTCTGATGTCAATTTCGATGGATTAgattaacttaaaaaaacttCATATTGGATCTAGTGTAGTTTATAGACAGTTGAATTTCACTAATTAACGCATTCCAATGTCAAAATACACCATCCGTctctaaatataagtaaattttattttttaagttcattcaattaatgatgtatgtgactCATAATATAAActacatacattattaattgaatcaaCCTAAAAAATAAGATTTGTTTGTATTTAAAAACAGAGGAACTACATTACAAATGACATACATTACTGGTCTTCGATAAAAAGCAAAAGCCGTTGATAATAACTGCCCGTTTGATGTCTCCATGTGATTGGTAACAAGTTGGGACCATCAATGTTTTGTAGATTTtgtccaaataaaaaatgtatgatttcctttgtatatatatacttttttttttgtcacaaatAGAGTttatttatatcattatataatGAAAACTGTAAATTAACTACCGTTTGTAATCAATTTTGATCGAATTTTTTTCTAGACAAATATACTCTTAacattttaattaacttttttaaatttaatttttcaataagCCGAACCGATCTACCGAAATTTGTGTTGGAGATAATTGAACTTTAGACTTTGAAAGAAGTAAACTGCAATGTTTTAAGTCAATCACCATCCGACAATATAGTTTAAGGAGTCAGAAAATTAACTACTAATTTTAGTcaatctttttcaaaacaagttTTCTTTttgcaatataattttttttttaaaatttaaatttgtattaaaaaaaaacatggatatATTAACCGGAACGTAGATGATTTTATAGATATTAtgaattttccctaaaaaaaagatattatgaatttaaaacaagcaaatcaaaattaaaatagaatagaTAAAGTAAAACGTTATAATTTatttagaccaaaaaaaaaaacggtatAATTTAGCTTCAAGCTAGTGTCTAGTGATTTAAAAATTAAGTTACTTGATTGGTGTGGAGAATAAAATGGTCAAAAAAGGTTAGTGCTAAAGGTGCATTTGAAAGAAGAAATGTTACATCAAAATTTAGTATCTTTTGCCAACAAAAAAATTTCGTAACTTACATAATTAAATGAAGAatgattaaattatatatatatatatatatatatatataatactacaTCCCTTAAACTGGGAAATTCAGATTAATTACAAACAGTTGTAACTACATATTTGAAAAGACCCTCATCCAATTAATTCATTCTTCTGCGATTTGCGATGGCTCTGTTGTTCGTTCTTTTCAATCTTATGTCAAACATATGTTCAACATGTCTTGCAAGCCATTCGGGTTTACCAGTGAAGAAGAATACATTATATCCCAATAGCAACCCGAATATTGCCCCACATGCATATCCGATTGCTACCGCTTTCCAGCCAAATCCggattcttcttcatcttcagatGTTGAATGAGGTGGCAGATCTTCCTCATTTTTGCATGATTTAGACAATTGGAATCCACACAACATTGTATTTCCTTCAAAAGAATCATTTCCAAATGTATTAAACTGTTGACCTTTAGGTATGATTCCCTCAAGATGGTTTTGTGAAAGGTTTAAGACTGAGAGGAAGTTCAAATTTGTCAAAGCCACAGGAATCTCACCCTTCAATTGGTTGCATGAGAGGTCCAACCACTCCAAATTTCTCAAATGACTCAAAGATTGTGGAATGCTACCTATGATTCCATTGTTTGAAAGGTTAAGTCCTTTGAGAGAATTTAATTCTCCAATGACTTGTGGAATTTCACCTTCAAACATGTTATTTGATAAATCAATAGTTGTGAAAGTAGTCAATATCTTTGTTAGCTCCATGAAAAAACCTTTCATTGTGACCACAACAGAATCATTGTAGTAATAAGAGTCACCCATGTATTGCAAACCAGTGTTATTGTCATTCACATTCATCATTCCTTGAAAGTTCTTGATGCATGATGTTGGCAAGGGCCCACTAAAATTGTTGTTAGAGACATCAAAAATTCTCAACTTGGGAAATGTATGCTTGGTGCTAGAACAGGTGATTGCACCATGAAGATTATTTGATCGTAAACTTATCACCTGTAACTCTGGTAGAGTTTCTAGCCAATCAGGAAATGTATCCTCAACGTTGTTGTCACCAAGGTCCAAAACTTCAAGATATGAACAGTTAGCCAAAGATTGTGGTAATGGTCCTTCCAATTGGTTGCCATTCAACTTTATAGTCTCAAATGCATTTCCTTTGGAGAAGGTTCTAGGAATGCTTCCATAGAGGTTGTTCATTTGCATATCCAATACAGTAAGAGAAGTTAATGTTCCCAGGCATTGTGGAATCATACCTGTCAAATTGTTGTGAGCCAAATCGAGCATATAAAGGGAACTGGCATTGCAGAATGTTGAAGAAATGTATCCTGTGAAGTTGTTATTTGAGAGTGAAAAGTATTTAATGCCAGAAGGTGGAATTGGAAGATCTCCTTGAAAGTTGTTGTGAGCCAAATTGAGGGTATAAAGGGAACTTGCGTTGCGGAATGTTGAAGAAATATTTCCTGTGAAGTTGTTATTTGAGAGTAAAAAGTATACAATGCCATCAGGTGGAATTGGAAGATGTCCTTGCAACATGTTGAAACTAAGATCAATGTACCGAATGTCCTTCCATGTGTTTAAGAGCTTCTTATGAAACCATTTGGGAATTTTCCCATGAATGTTGTTATTGGAGAGATCTAACCATTGCAAATTATGTACTCGTGCtaggaatttgggaaaactttTAATATTAGCAGAAGATAAATATAATGATTCAAGGTTGGGTAAGATGGAGTCAGCACTGCTATCAATGTTGATAGAAAGAAAACTATTATGGGAAAGATCAAGGGAACttagtttgtttaattttgaaaattggtgAAAATCCACAACACCACTCAAGTTTGTTGATGACAAATCTAAGTAAGTAAGATTTTGGAGTTGAAATATTGAATTTGGAAAATGACCTTGTAGGTTGTTATTAAAGAGATACAAAGATTGCAAAGAATATGTTGAGAACTCACCAATGAACCCTGTGAGATTGTTGTCACTGAGGTACAACTCTAACAACGAAGGCAAAGAATAACACCAATGTGGAATTGTTCCATTTAACATGTTATCATCCAAACCCACATATCTCAATTTGGAACGTTTTGCGATTTCAATTGGAATTGGGCCAACTAGTTTGTTATATgctaaatataaatgagaaagaTGAGGTAGATGAAAAAGTGATGATGGAACTTGGCCTGTTAGGTTGTTAAAGTAAAGTGATAAATATTCCAATTTGATTAAATTTCCATAAACAATTGGGATGCTACCGCTAAAGTTATTAAATCCAAGATCACAATGAATGAGGTGTTTGAGGTTTGAAAGTAATGGTGAGATCTCACCATTAAGTTTATTAAATGAAAGGTCCAAATATGTTAGTTGGGTGAGGTTCCACAAAGATAGAGGAACCATCCCATCTAAATTGCAATCTGAAAGGACTAATTGAGTAAGAGACTTCAATTGACCTATGGAATAAGGAATTTCACCTGAGAAAGCAGATAAACGGAGGTTCAAGTACCTTAGAGGAGTGCTCCAGTTGGACTTTGGAAGTTGACCACTAAGGTTTTGATTAAATGACAAATCCAATCTTTGAAGATTAGGTAAAGAGAGGATGTCACTTGACAAATTTCCTTGCAACTCAGTTTTTCGTAGACTAAGAGAAACCAAAGAGGATGACAAATTCTTTAGCATTGACAAAGAGCTCTCCGTAATGGAAGACATATCCACACTATTCAAATGAAGCTCCCTTAAATTAGTAGCATTATGAATGAGTTTCTTccaaatgaatgaattgagtTTCAATCCCACTTGTTCGGACCAGTAACTGCTAAGATCAAGTGATACTAATTTTGACAAATGAGAGATTGTGGAAGGAATATTACCATTGAGGTAACATTTTGATAGATTTAGATGTGTGAGTTTCACTAAATCTCCAACACCAATAGGCATTGAagacaaagaaaaattattaaaagccAAGTTGAGTTGGTGAAGGTGTTTAAGCTGAAAGATGGTGCTATTGGGATGTAATTCACCTTTTAGATTGTTGCAACTGAGGTCCAGACCAATCACGTGATCTGACATGGTGTCGCACGTGACACCATCCCACTCACAACAATCTGTATTGTTTTTCCAAGATTCTGtcttgaaagaaaaagaggGACAACTAGACAAAATATCGTCCGGTTTAGATGAAGTGTTGACAGAAAAAGAGTTTTTGAATTGTAACAAGGCAGAGGTGTCATGTTGGTTGCACAGTGAGAAAGTGTAGGAAGTAAAATgagtaatcaacaacaacaacaagaagtGAAAGGTAAAATAAGGCAATGGAATAAAAAAGGATCCCATTTAGAGAAACTTAATTACACTTAATACTCTCTTCtcagtattatttcctttttcctttATGATATGATTTTGGATGTACCAATTGATTTCCCTCTATTTAGTTATTTATATTCAAAGAAACTAAAGCATTGATATAAGATGGGTTTGTTTTGTAGTAAGTGCTGGTGCTTATCTTCAACCGTATGAGGCACTCCAGTTAGaagattgatttttttgtgGTTGCAATTTTTTAGTGATGGAGTATTTTGAGTCCATTATACTAATTGACGAGAACATTCATTTATTAGtatcttaaaaaaacattaattaattcattagtAGGGTCAACCAAacatttatgaatttatttttgagtaaataatactacctccggtcctatttataagagaaatttaggtcaataaaaagtgaatgtatgtggactgaatttttaactagatacatcaacttttattgacccaaaattctcttataaataggaccggagggagtataaaattACTTTAACAAATTAATTCTAAAGTTGAATGAAGAGTTACCTTTAATAAATTGAGCCAATGAATGAATTTTGCGTAGAAAACATAGTAAACATTTTAGAAATTGAATCTTGCAGTGCTCCTGTTAGGTAGTAGTAGCTAGGGGATGTCTTCTTCAACCGTATGGAGCACTCcagtggaatttttttttgtggttgcaATTTTAATGATACGATAATTAATTCATTAGCATCCATAGAAATATTACAAGACTTGGCTTTAGCCAAATGAGACAATTCcatgaagaaaaatgatattggaACATATATGTGACATTAAACAAGAGACGTCTTCTACACacatcctttttaaaaaaataaaaaaaagaacttttttaaaatggaggAGAATTATTGTAACACAAATTAATTAAGTTGTAATATTAATCAAAATCGTAATTTTAGCTAGGGGATGTTTTTAATTAAGGTGAACAAATAGGGTGTTCGGTGTTCGAATCAGAtccttatatataataatatataatgttcctaccaactgagctaaattcTTGCGGCAACAATCAATTGTTAAAATTAGACATTTTATAATTTGGAGTAAATATCGAACTGAGTACctttgagaataaaaaaaaatagagctaTTTTGCccttaaaatatgaaacataTTAATTTGGTTTTTAATAATTAGGCTAAATTAGATCAGGGTACTTTAAGTTTTATGTTTGTAGTATATTGGTCCTTTAGGTTATTTTGACAACACATAAGTCGTTTAAGTTTTAAGTTTGTAACATGTTgctcatttaagttattttggtctcaaataaatcctttaagtttgtaaacgtttTCGATTTAGTCATTCTATTAACCAAAAGATGATGTGGTAAAAGGACTAATTCGAAAccgtttacaaacttaaaggacttatttgtgaccaaaataatttaaagggtCAATCCGTTACAAACATCAATGTTAAAGGACTTATGAGtgatcaaaataacttaaatgaccaatATATTATAAACCCAAAACTTAAAGAACTCCGGTATAATTTACTCTAATAATTAACTGTCAAAgtccttaaaaatatattaattgtcaatcaaattagtctctaATAAGATTAAAGTACATATgcaattcattttcttaaaacaatgatttgatttaaattttagagTTTTAAGGAATAAATAGTATtctgtaaaaaacaaaaaagaataaattagtATATTTTGTACTTTCTAGAAAACAGATGAATTTGTGGACAAACCAGGTTTAGGTATAGCATATGATAATTAATCTCCTAAAACATAACATACTAAGGTTCAATTCATCCTTTCAAGAAAAGGTTCAACCCATTCTTAGACTTTGATTGTATCTCGAACATGATTACCATCCAAGGAGGTAAGCTATAACAAGAGATTGTGAACTATTTTTGATAGCCAATTTAATATTGAATGATTGTTGAAGAATTATGGGTGTCCAACTATATTCACTCTAgtaaaaaatatgagttttattGCATAAACAATAAGAGTtaaaatcacaacaaaaaaggcacaataaaagtttaaaaaaaaatcaaaaagtgTTTTGCATACTAAAAAACTCAAATatacaaataatattatattatttatattaacaTACACGAAAACTGTACATCTCACTTGCAACAAAATAATGAGACAAACTGGAGTATCAGACAAGTATCATACGCGTACCATATACATATATGATGCGCTTACTTTAGTGTTTTACAAGCATCGACACTTCATAGAATACCAATGTTAATGCATTAGATATGCCGCACAGAGGGTCCCGTGAGTATAACTCAGTTAGTAGCacaatgcattattatttgTAGGGGCCGGAGTTTGaactctaaccactaggctatgACAAAAAAATGATATGTCGCACCGAGGGATATTTTCCACTTATTTTAAATCTTGcgtaaaaaatccaaaattaaacatatttaacttcTAACATCAGTTTTACACTAAGTCACTTAtctacaaaatcaatttcaaccGTCATAAATTTACATTAGTGTTGCGCCTAAACCAATGTAAAAGTTACCTTTTATTGAAGTTTTCTATATATGTCATACGTCGAAATTGGTACCAAATTTTGTAATGTCTAATtatataaaacaatattttttaaataaaattttatataataatgtatttgACAGTTATTTGACAATAAAAccgaatatatttatttgtagtTTCTTTCTACCAATGTCCACAAGCACATTGAGAATCAGATCATCAAAATTAATGGTAAATTTCAATTATGAActttcaaaaataaagaaaaatatatatatttgcagttgataatatcaaacatatttacattcttcttatttttaaaaataaaaaatataactattGATACTTCCAACGAATTGATTCTATTGAACTGATGAATGACAATCAATTCAATTAATTGGTTAAAtctagtttttaaaaaatattacaagacTTGGCTTTAGCCAAATGAGACAATTCcatgaagaaaaatgatattggaACATATATGTGACATCAAACAAGAGACGTTTACACATgtccttttttaaaataaaataaaagaatttttttaaaatggagaAGAATTATTGTAACACAAAAATTAAGTTGTGATATTAACTTTTTCCACGCGCAACCTGTAAAATTTTCCAAGGAAAGGCTCGTCACCCTTGACCACATTGCGTGGCTAGTAGACATCTCATACATGGAACCATGATGATCTTGAGATTTTTGAGTAAATGACGTGCACCCATGTCAAAGGTTGACAGACAAGTCTGTTGTACCATAAACTCGACCACGGGTACGACCCCCTGCAGACTCGGTCCACAACCCAAGTTTTATTCCTCCATCAACCTCTTGCACACCATTTTCAGTTGTTTCATCAATCTGGGCTTGTACTGTACTCAAAAGGAACGAACTATGAAGTAGTTAAATTATAGTCTTAACCATTGATTTCAATTCAATAGTTATAAATATTGTTTCTTAGTTTTTTGCTCTGTTTCTATTATAAATATTGTTTGGATTTTGCTGGTTCTTTCTTAGTACATCTTGTGCTAGGAAAGACTCATTGATTtcgtaatatattccattttaacttcttaaaaaaaaattcaatagttATAATTTTGCATCATATTCTCTGAGGAGCACTCATCATTTTAGAGGAGCCAAATCCAAAAATAGTACATATGACCAGGTGGAGGATCTGATGTATTAACAATTTGCTCAAGATTTGTATCTCACTTTCTCAAAGGAATAGTGATCTCATCTTCTAACTTCACTCACTAAATATCTGTCAGAATTTGTATAGACCGTAAAGATTTTGAACTCTTGATTGAAGGGTGTTTCCTCACTATGAAAGGAAGTCATGTTGTCTTATTACATTTATCATCTGGTTCAAAATATTGGATTAGCAAAAGGCAAGTAAGTTTGACTCGACCTTAAAAGGTCAATATGTATAGGTAGGTGAGAAGATTCTCttgatttttaatattcttGCCACCAAATTATAGGATTTTAATGCATATTAATGgctactttttcttttaatttgtggggagaattatttttaagacATTTGATTGAACAGTTTATGTTACATTGGTTAAATAGGTGGTACAAAAGTACTAGTTTTCAACCATCACATGTGGTGTTACATTGGCAATTTGATTTCCTAGCCTCGTTTGTGGCATTCTTTATCGATCGAGATGTACACCAAGTATTCTTTattcaaatgtttttatttcttttaaaatggaGCGGGGAGTGATTTATATAAACAGGGGAGGTATAAAGAAACCAGCAAAATAGAGTGTTGATTTTGAGTAGATAGGTACAATAACTTGTTATCTAACTAGTTATTTTGGAAATTGTTGGAACATTGATGTGATGCTTGAtgaaaaattggaagattaaacatcaagtaattatactttgatctaatgttgtgtgaattgaaaaaatagagtgtgggggtcccacataaaatagaacacacacatattattagtgtttaaattgtggtatttaattttaaatacttgataatgataaaaataatagtaattattattttattcgagaatatcactttccataaatttagcttatggtggttgtgataaaataataatttaattattattatatttccttcattcaaatccaatagtttttttcctccacttttgtggatttgtttcttttgatcctatccacaagtgttgttgaactgattaatagataaactccattttaatcttatccattaGAGTAACTGTTGTCacaatttttgctaaaacagttacagaatctctatataaatagaggactccactgaagtagataaaatagtcacaaggaagggggggttt
Above is a genomic segment from Medicago truncatula cultivar Jemalong A17 chromosome 5, MtrunA17r5.0-ANR, whole genome shotgun sequence containing:
- the LOC112422182 gene encoding receptor-like protein 9DC3 gives rise to the protein MSDHVIGLDLSCNNLKGELHPNSTIFQLKHLHQLNLAFNNFSLSSMPIGVGDLVKLTHLNLSKCYLNGNIPSTISHLSKLVSLDLSSYWSEQVGLKLNSFIWKKLIHNATNLRELHLNSVDMSSITESSLSMLKNLSSSLVSLSLRKTELQGNLSSDILSLPNLQRLDLSFNQNLSGQLPKSNWSTPLRYLNLRLSAFSGEIPYSIGQLKSLTQLVLSDCNLDGMVPLSLWNLTQLTYLDLSFNKLNGFIGEFSTYSLQSLYLFNNNLQGHFPNSIFQLQNLTYLDLSSTNLSGVVDFHQFSKLNKLSSLDLSHNSFLSINIDSSADSILPNLESLYLSSANIKSFPKFLARVHNLQWLDLSNNNIHGKIPKWFHKKLLNTWKDIRYIDLSFNNFQGDLPIPPSGIKYFSLSNNNFTGYISSTFCNASSLYMLDLAHNNLTGMIPQCLGTLTSLTVLDMQMNNLYGSIPRTFSKGNAFETIKLNGNQLEGPLPQSLANCSYLEVLDLGDNNVEDTFPDWLETLPELQVISLRSNNLHGAITCSSTKHTFPKLRIFDVSNNNFSGPLPTSCIKNFQGMMNVNDNNTGLQYMGDSYYYNDSVVVTMKGFFMELTKILTTFTTIDLSNNMFEGEIPQVIGELNSLKGLNLSNNGIIGSIPQSLSHLRNLEWLDLSCNQLKGEIPVALTNLNFLSVLNLSQNHLEGIIPKGQQFNTFGNDSFEGNTMLCGFQLSKSCKNEEDLPPHSTSEDEEESGFGWKAVAIGYACGAIFGLLLGYNVFFFTGKPEWLARHVEHMFDIRLKRTNNRAIANRRRMN